From the genome of Vicia villosa cultivar HV-30 ecotype Madison, WI linkage group LG2, Vvil1.0, whole genome shotgun sequence, one region includes:
- the LOC131652997 gene encoding protein IQ-DOMAIN 3-like isoform X2, with protein MGKKGSWFSAVKKVFSHDSRKDKKSQKSKKKSTQDTEVKSEEVVKVSVPEIEDVKLSELENEQNKQAISLAFATAAAAGAAVAAAQAAAEVVRLTGMPHYPSKTMEELAAIKIQTVFRGYLARRALRALRGLVRLKTMIQGQSVKRQADSTLRCMQTLARLQSQVRERRVRMSEENQARQCQLQQKREKELVKLQTSQVGEEWNDSLKSKEQIDAKLLQRQEAAFKRERALAYSFSHQQTWKNSSKSINQTFMDPNNPHWGWSWLERWMATRPWEVESIIMNHKPSPVGKKLIRQSTQNSPSTSKTKPSSSKGETIDDSRSLFSVQSERYRRYSSIAGSSVRDDASVESSPVFPSYMALTSSAKAKSKLMRKTSPSASSVSARKRLSFPASPAGSRRHSDPPKVEI; from the exons ATGGGGAAAAAAGGAAGTTGGTTTTCTGCAGTGAAGAAAGTTTTCAGTCATGATTCCAGAAAAGACAAG aaaagtcagaaatcaaagaaaaaaagtaCCCAGGACACAGAAGTGAAATCAGAAGAAGTTGTAAAAGTTTCTGTTCCAGAGATAGAAGATGTGAAATTAAGTGAGTTAGAGAATGAACAAAATAAACAGGCTATTTCTCTTGCTTTTGCTACTGCTGCCGCGGCGGGGGCGGCTGTTGCTGCTGCTCAGGCTGCTGCCGAGGTTGTTCGTCTCACGGGTATGCCTCATTACCCTTCCAAGACTATGGAGGAATTGGCTGCTATCAAGATTCAGACAGTGTTTCGCGGATATTTA GCGAGAAGAGCTTTGCGCGCCTTGAGAGGTTTGGTGAGGTTGAAGACAATGATACAAGGACAGTCTGTTAAACGGCAAGCAGACAGCACCTTAAGATGCATGCAAACTCTAGCAAGATTGCAGTCACAGGTTCGCGAAAGGCGTGTTCGAATGTCCGAGGAGAATCAGGCTCGTCAGTGCCAACTACAACAGAAGCGCGAAAAAGAACTTGTGAAGTTGCAAACTTCT CAGGTTGGAGAAGAATGGAATGATAGCTTGAAGTCAAAGGAACAAATTGATGCAAAATTATTGCAAAGACAAGAAGCTGCTTTCAAAAGAGAGAGGGCTTTGGCCTATTCATTTTCACATCAG CAAACTTGGAAGAACTCTTCAAAATCTATAAACCAAACATTTATGGATCCAAACAATCCCCACTGGGGATGGAGTTGGTTAGAGCGATGGATGGCGACTCGACCATGGGAAGTCGAAAGCATTATTATGAATCACAAACCTTCTCCGGTTGGAAAGAAATTAATAAGACAAAGCACTCAGAATTCTCCTTCAACTTCAAAGACAAAGCCATCAAGTTCAAAGGGTGAAACTATTGATGACTCAAGAAGCTTGTTCAGTGTTCAATCCGAAAGGTATCGAAGATATAGTAGCATTGCAGGATCGTCGGTTAGAGATGACGCGAGCGTTGAAAGCTCGCCGGTGTTTCCAAGTTACATGGCACTCACTAGTTCTGCAAAGGCAAAGTCCAAACTAATGCGGAAAACATCGCCATCAGCATCTTCGGTTTCTGCAAGGAAGAGACTTTCTTTCCCTGCTTCTCCGGCTGGTTCAAGAAGGCACTCCGATCCACCTAAGGTGGAAATATAA
- the LOC131652997 gene encoding protein IQ-DOMAIN 3-like isoform X3 → MGKKGSWFSAVKKVFSHDSRKDKKSQKSKKKSTQDTEVKSEEVVKVSVPEIEDVKLSELENEQNKQAISLAFATAAAAGAAVAAAQAAAEVVRLTGMPHYPSKTMEELAAIKIQTVFRGYLARRALRALRGLVRLKTMIQGQSVKRQADSTLRCMQTLARLQSQVRERRVRMSEENQARQCQLQQKREKELVKLQTSVGEEWNDSLKSKEQIDAKLLQRQEAAFKRERALAYSFSHQQTWKNSSKSINQTFMDPNNPHWGWSWLERWMATRPWEVESIIMNHKPSPVGKKLIRQSTQNSPSTSKTKPSSSKGETIDDSRSLFSVQSERYRRYSSIAGSSVRDDASVESSPVFPSYMALTSSAKAKSKLMRKTSPSASSVSARKRLSFPASPAGSRRHSDPPKVEI, encoded by the exons ATGGGGAAAAAAGGAAGTTGGTTTTCTGCAGTGAAGAAAGTTTTCAGTCATGATTCCAGAAAAGACAAG aaaagtcagaaatcaaagaaaaaaagtaCCCAGGACACAGAAGTGAAATCAGAAGAAGTTGTAAAAGTTTCTGTTCCAGAGATAGAAGATGTGAAATTAAGTGAGTTAGAGAATGAACAAAATAAACAGGCTATTTCTCTTGCTTTTGCTACTGCTGCCGCGGCGGGGGCGGCTGTTGCTGCTGCTCAGGCTGCTGCCGAGGTTGTTCGTCTCACGGGTATGCCTCATTACCCTTCCAAGACTATGGAGGAATTGGCTGCTATCAAGATTCAGACAGTGTTTCGCGGATATTTA GCGAGAAGAGCTTTGCGCGCCTTGAGAGGTTTGGTGAGGTTGAAGACAATGATACAAGGACAGTCTGTTAAACGGCAAGCAGACAGCACCTTAAGATGCATGCAAACTCTAGCAAGATTGCAGTCACAGGTTCGCGAAAGGCGTGTTCGAATGTCCGAGGAGAATCAGGCTCGTCAGTGCCAACTACAACAGAAGCGCGAAAAAGAACTTGTGAAGTTGCAAACTTCT GTTGGAGAAGAATGGAATGATAGCTTGAAGTCAAAGGAACAAATTGATGCAAAATTATTGCAAAGACAAGAAGCTGCTTTCAAAAGAGAGAGGGCTTTGGCCTATTCATTTTCACATCAG CAAACTTGGAAGAACTCTTCAAAATCTATAAACCAAACATTTATGGATCCAAACAATCCCCACTGGGGATGGAGTTGGTTAGAGCGATGGATGGCGACTCGACCATGGGAAGTCGAAAGCATTATTATGAATCACAAACCTTCTCCGGTTGGAAAGAAATTAATAAGACAAAGCACTCAGAATTCTCCTTCAACTTCAAAGACAAAGCCATCAAGTTCAAAGGGTGAAACTATTGATGACTCAAGAAGCTTGTTCAGTGTTCAATCCGAAAGGTATCGAAGATATAGTAGCATTGCAGGATCGTCGGTTAGAGATGACGCGAGCGTTGAAAGCTCGCCGGTGTTTCCAAGTTACATGGCACTCACTAGTTCTGCAAAGGCAAAGTCCAAACTAATGCGGAAAACATCGCCATCAGCATCTTCGGTTTCTGCAAGGAAGAGACTTTCTTTCCCTGCTTCTCCGGCTGGTTCAAGAAGGCACTCCGATCCACCTAAGGTGGAAATATAA